The sequence below is a genomic window from Colletotrichum destructivum chromosome 4, complete sequence.
TCCCGTTGAGGTTAATGGAGTCGAAAGACACAAAAGGGCTTATGTGGGAATCAGCATCCACAGACCTCAGCGGCATTCGATGGGCGAGACAAACTTGTGTTTCCGGACGTAGTCCCACTTGCCATGGCCAGTTTGACCGTCACTGGCTGCGGCCAAGTAGCCCGGACCGGGGATGTCTTCCATGTAGGCTTTCCATGGCAGTCCCCGCCATTCGAGCAGATCGACGATGGTGGACACGTTGATTGGCAGTCGCACGGGTTCGTCATGGTTCATGCCAAAGTAATCTCCGGCGAGAGCTGCAATGTAGTTGGCCTGGCTGGGGTGGGTATGCGCATAGTAGTTCGATAGGAGAATCCCCTCTTTCTTCAGGTCGGCAATGTGGGAATCCTTGACGACTTTGGAAAAGTCCTTGTTGGGGCAGCCAATGTCAGCGAGGGAACGGAGCGTTGCCCGCAGGGAGACGATGTGGGTTCGTTAACGAACCTGGTTTCCCAGCCAGATGGAGATGAACCGATCAAAGGCTCTGCCGCCAATGTGGCTGGCTCCGACGGTCGCCAGCAACCCAGCcagaggaaagaaagagaagcgCATCGTAGCCTGATAAAGGCGTTATGGCATCACAGTCGCAAGTTCGGCGACTTCAAGAAGCAAGAGAACAATGGTTGGTTTGTCTATTCCGGATCTCCGGCGTAGAAGCCGCGATTCCTCGCGGCAGGAAACGTTGCAAAACATGACTACACCACAGACTCGCATCTGCCCCAGTTGTTGTCTCAGCATACAATAGTACACTGGGCCCCTTGGTGGCCATGTACTAGACGCGCAGTCGAGCAAGCATCCCGTGCAGTGTTTGACGTCGATCCCCTTGAAACGCTCCGACGCGCCTCAATGTGGCACTCCGCACGCCGTACAAtggctcgacgccggccctTGCACCGATCTCGGAGAGATGATCCGTGGTGGCAGGGATGTCTTCATCTGATAAGAAAAATGCCGGTGGGCTGAAGAAATGCCGCCGGGAGGGTTAAAGGTTGCGTAGCCGCTGCGCAGCGTGGATGATCACGCGAGGTTGAGTGCTCATTCGTCTGGCGTCTACCACAAAGCATTTTGGGTCTGGTGTGGGGGGTTCGTGTCGACTGGAGCTCCAGCGATGGGGTGATCCATTTGCAAGGGAACATCAAAAGCCTCAGATTGATGCAGCTAAGAAGGTTAGTGTCCACAGGCATCTGATTACTGGCTTGCACGGCTGGGCCTAGTCCCATTGTCTTATGCTGAAGAAACTTGGCAACACAGCCCGAGTCTTAGAGACATCTCACCATGCAGTCGGTTCCTCAGGACCGGAGGGGATCGTGGCCGGGCAAAGCTGGCGTCTCTCTTACGATATATGAGTGCGCACGACTGAGGATTTAATCGGTCGGGGTCGTTCAACTTTTTCGCTGCCAAGTCCAGAGCCGTCGTGACGACGGGTGGCGGTGCGTTGCTGCTGTGAAAACGAAGTGTTCCATCTTTTCGACCCAAATGAAGAGGCGGACACACGCCAAGCGGTCTGCGTGATTTGAATGACAAACAAGATCCATTGATGGAGACGGCCCATTGCGATGGCCGGCTTGGCCGGCATGACTAGTCATAGTCGGTGGCAcagccctcgacgagctgtATTGGTCCGCCGGGACGGATCAAGCAGGTAGGCGTTTCTAGTGTCGAGAAACGGTCTCGTGTGGCTGCAAAAGGGGTCTCTTACCGCTCAATGGTCAAAAGGATGGTCTCTACGCACGTCATAGGCCGCCCAACCCCAGCAAGGTCGAGAGTCCTCATTGTTTCTTCGCAtgtccgtcatcgtcgtcccgGTGTGTGGTGCGCGGTGTACGGTGCAGGCAGTGGTCGTAAGGGTGTAACTCGACGTGGATCATCGCAGGCGGAGGGGACGGGCTTGCTGAGTTAACTACCTAGGAAGGTAAAGATGGTGGAAACGACGCGTCTTCTGTCGGCTTATGCCATGCCCTGAGCTCAGAGTGCCAGGCTCCTTTGGGATCGCGGCTTGTGGGTTGCAAAGCGGATGAAAAATTATCTGATCGAAATCCCTGCAGTGTGAGTCAAGAATGGAGAACTTTGAGAGGGGAAGGGCCGATCTAATCTTATCAGATGCCCCACATTCATTGGACATCGAAGTGGATCATATACGCTCGGAGGTGCTCGGCTATAGAGTCTCGGCGCTCGGGATTGTCAGTCTTACATAATCATTCCCAGCATCTCTTAACACACTTTGTGCATTGCGCAGCGTGCAGTCTGTTAGAGCAGTTGGCcactcgccctcggcggtaAATGGCGCTGACTGACAGGGGGAAGTTTCTTCCCTTGATTTTCGAGGCACATCTTGACAGCAAACGGCAGGTGCAAAGTCAAAGTACCCTCTCTTGCCTCTCCGCCTTCCTGCCTCTCCGGTCCGGAGGCTTATCGTTTCTTGCCCGTCTGTCCTgccttgtcttgtcttgtcaCTCGGTACATTTGTGATATAACCATGCCCGTGGCCTGCCCCTGCGCGCGGTAAATCTCTTTCCTCGTTTTCTTCGATCATTTCCGCCTCGCTCCCGTAACGCCTCAATGAATCTGGACAACAGCAACACAATGTCACCCTCCGTGGACGACGCCGGGAGTCTGTCTCCCACCAACTCTCGCGATGACGATGAAAACTCACAGCATCCTCGCAAGCGCCAGCGTGTTCGCCTGAGCTGCCTCGAGTGCCGCCGGAGGAAGCTGTCCTGCGACAGAGGCTACCCGTGCCAGCGATGCCTGAAGAGCGGCACGCCGGACCGTTGCACGTACGAGACCAAGTCGGGCGTTGTTTTGAACGCGAGCTCCGGCGTCCCGCCCGCTTTCGCTCAGCTCGACTCGCGGAGGAACGGCGATCTCGTCATGCCCAGCAAGGAGGCCGACATGACCGTCATCCgcgaggcggccaaggaccacgaccgcatccgccgcctcgagctgGAGGTTTCCCAGCTCAAGACCCAACTCACGCGACAGGCCATGTCTTCCTTCGACGGCAGCACCGTGGCCGGCACGAACTCGCCGCTCACTCAAAAGGATGAGACCAGTGACCCGCCCGCGGACCCCTGCGCCAACAACTCGGAATTGCAATCCTGCTGGCATCAGTACAGTGACGGTGACAAGTCAGAGATCCGCTTTTTCAGGGGCAAGGAGTTCAGGACGCGGTATTTCGGCCCTCACAACGCCACCATGGCCTTTATCGAGGTACGTGTTTTCACTTAATTGTTCCCCTGAGATGAGAGGCATTGAtttgccttttttttctctttttttccttttttgGGATGTGAATTCATCTGATCCTCGCACAGTTGACTGGCCTGTGTCCCTTTATGAAGGAGACGGCAGATGAGTGGCTGAAGCCCGTCAAGGCTCATGACCGCAAGGACcgcaagaagcgcaaggaggACCGGGACAAGTTTTTCCTCCAGCCTGATGCTCAGCTCGAGTctctgctgccgcccaagGATCACTGTGACGCCCTGGTGGAGGTCTACATTGACCAGTTCGAGCAAATGCACCGCATCATCCACATTCCCACGTTCCGCAGGGAATACTCGCAGTTCTGGGAGAACCCGACTGAATCCCGCTACGCCGCACTCACCGCCCTCGTCTTGGCAATCTGCGCTGTAGCGAACTGCATTCACACCCACGAGTCTCTAAGGTTCACCGGCATGATCTCCAACGCCCACAGCACCGCCGAGAAGTggatcaaggccgtcgaggagtgGCAGACCGGCCAGAGCATGAAGCATCGGAAGCTCATTCACTACCAGATTGCCTGTCTGCTGTATCTCAGCAAGCGGGTCAACacggtgaagaagaagcgtTTCTGGACGAACTCGGGCGCCCTCATCCAGGATGGCATCTCGGTCGGCCTGCACAGGGAGCCCAGCCACATGTCGGGTAAGATCTCGGTATACAACCAGGAGATGCGGCGCAGGATATGGGCGACGGTGCAAGAGTTCGACATGCAGGCCTCGTTCGACCACGGCCTGCCCACGCTGGTGAGCCAGCTGCACTACGACGTGCAGCCGCCGAGGAatctggacgacgaggactttGACGAGGACACGACCCAGCTGCCCCCGTCCAAGCACGGAAAGGAGTACACGTACTCCTCCTACCAGAACCTCGCCCGCCAGAGCCTGCCTCTGCGCATGGAGCTGAGCCGGCTTCTCTGCGGTCCGCCGGGGGAGGTCGACTACGACCAGGTCATCCGATATACGAACGACATCACGCACGAGATCGactcgctgccgtcgtgggagcacaacaacaacaacacgcACGGCGGCAAGAGGCCGCTCCTCGCCTACACGCTGCTTCACATCCAGCTCCGCCAGTACATCATCCCGCTCCACCAGCCCTTCCTCAAGCTCCGCAAGTCCAACGCCAAGTATCAGTACTCGGAGATCATCTACTACAATGCCGCGCGAGACATTGTCCTCCTGCACGATAAGCTCTACGAGCAGGGCATCCGGTGCCTCAACTTCTTGCGCGAGGACGCCCTCACGACGGCCGTCAACCTCTGCAGCGTAACGATGCTGCAGCCGCGCGGCTCGACCAACATGATCATGATTAACTCGCAACACACGGTCAAGCTGCTGGAGAAGTGCCTCTCCATGAAGGAGGACCGGCTCCTGCGGTGCGGCAACACCGAGCCGTGGGGCTACTCCATCATGTGCTCGGCgcttggcctgctcgaggCGCACCTGGGCACCAAGACTACGGAGCAGGCcaaggcgtcgtcggcggaaCGGTTCGTCAACCTGCACTACAAGCTGCTGGCGAACCAGGAGCCTCCCGTGTCAAGTCAGCAGTCGGAGCTGTCTAGGATCCCCGGCTTGGAGGTTCCCGAGAGAGCCAAGGTGAGCATCATCCCCGGCTTTGtcccggcgacggcgacggcggctgtGGCTGCGttgtcttcgtcgtctccgtcgttgtcgttgtcatcgtcgagcaTCGAGCAGCTACTGACTCACCTATCAAAGTCGATCACGCCCTTCTCGTTCCAGGGCTACccagcgtcgtcggcatcgcaGAACACGGTCGACAGCCTCCTGCCTCAGCCGCTGCCGTGGATGCCCACGTCCATCGACCCGCAGGTGAGTCTTCACGGCGACTTCTCCCCCCCACTCGTCGCTGACAGTGTCTTGGCAAAGGCGGCGCAATCGTTCAATCCCGACTTTAGTCTTGAAGCTTTGGGATTGAACTTGAACGAGTTGTGGGGAGAATCGTGGGACTTTAGCTGAAAGCGgtgtcttttcttcttcgtctttgcCGGCGCTTCTCTTTCGGGGTTTTAATGGTTATCATGACATGAAGGGGTAAAAACGGTTCATCATTTACGGGACTCTTCTACGGGGAGGGATGTGCCTTGAGTCTTGAAGGAGGGTAAAAGTCTGTCACGGGCTGCGGTTGCGATGTTCGGAACGCTTTGTGATACCCATCTCGATtcctctctctatctctcttgtctctctcaCTCATCAGACTCAAAAGATGTGTAACACAAATACAATCGTATCGGTCTTGACTCGCGGGGACACGCCATCTGTGGTCACGGGGGGGCTCCACGCACAGCACTTTTGCAAAGACATGACATGAAGTCTGGAAACATTTTCCTACTTTGTTTCCCGCAACTCATTCAACTCATCCATCTCATCTTCGTATTCTCTCACCTTCCTCTCACGATGGCTTTTATCTGGGCCGGAACCCGCTTCGCAATCTATCCATGTATCCGTGCTATCCGCATCGGGCTTGCGagggtcctcctcctctctcggGGTCGGTTGGTACCGATGCCTGACTCGAGCAAATTGAAATATTGGCTGCCAACCCCTCTGGGTCTCTCTGCCCACCGGCAACTCTTTCCACATTTTTATTCTTGAAGGCTGTCTTTTGGGTCCGTGACCAGTGATCGGTAGTCACGTCCGGCTCCGAGTTCCGTCCGATGCGGGAAGTTAATGCTTAATATCCAAGAGCGCTCATCAACGAAGCTGCATGCCCGCCTACTATATGCTCTTGGTCACACGTACCCTGCAAGTCGCCACGAGGAGACTGCCATGAGTCGGTCGCCGCCAGCCAGGAGCTACGATATCGGCAAGCGTCCGGCCGTCGACACGGTAGCAGTCTGTGTCAAAACCGTTGTAAAACTGCCAATCACAAGCAGGAAGCGGCGACAACCCCGTCACCTCCTCTACGTCAACCGCGCAAGGCGTGTTCGGGCGTGTCGCGACTGAGGCGTCACGGAGCAAGCGGACCTTCATGCCATTCGTCATCGTCGATATGCTCAAGTTTCCGACATCCCGACCCAGCAGCCCGCCTGACCGAGCCAAATCGTCGGGCGAAGAAACGTGGGCTCACCTATCTCCACAGCCCAACTCGCGCCATTGTGCGGATTCCCGTCACCGCTCAATAAACAATTAAGAATGACAAGAGGCCACTTAGACTTAACGagcggggaggggaaggggaggggggggccgGAAAAGAGGAGGGGAATTATCGAGGTTACATGGCCTCCCActggcggcggacgagatgCCAGATCCAGGAATCACGACAGGGATCAGCTCAGCACCACCGTCCATTGTCCCTCCCAGGGTGACTGATgcctctcccccccgcccctgcTTCATGCAACTTTCCTCCAACCACGTCCTGCTCCCGCCGTGAGTGCGTGGCCCCCAAAGCGGAAGCTGCTGAAGCTTGCTACTCCACGATGGCGGACATCGACCGCTCCTCCAAGGGTTC
It includes:
- a CDS encoding uncharacterized protein (Putative zn(2)Cys(6) fungal-type DNA-binding domain, transcription factor domain, fungi), coding for MNLDNSNTMSPSVDDAGSLSPTNSRDDDENSQHPRKRQRVRLSCLECRRRKLSCDRGYPCQRCLKSGTPDRCTYETKSGVVLNASSGVPPAFAQLDSRRNGDLVMPSKEADMTVIREAAKDHDRIRRLELEVSQLKTQLTRQAMSSFDGSTVAGTNSPLTQKDETSDPPADPCANNSELQSCWHQYSDGDKSEIRFFRGKEFRTRYFGPHNATMAFIELTGLCPFMKETADEWLKPVKAHDRKDRKKRKEDRDKFFLQPDAQLESLLPPKDHCDALVEVYIDQFEQMHRIIHIPTFRREYSQFWENPTESRYAALTALVLAICAVANCIHTHESLRFTGMISNAHSTAEKWIKAVEEWQTGQSMKHRKLIHYQIACLLYLSKRVNTVKKKRFWTNSGALIQDGISVGLHREPSHMSGKISVYNQEMRRRIWATVQEFDMQASFDHGLPTLVSQLHYDVQPPRNLDDEDFDEDTTQLPPSKHGKEYTYSSYQNLARQSLPLRMELSRLLCGPPGEVDYDQVIRYTNDITHEIDSLPSWEHNNNNTHGGKRPLLAYTLLHIQLRQYIIPLHQPFLKLRKSNAKYQYSEIIYYNAARDIVLLHDKLYEQGIRCLNFLREDALTTAVNLCSVTMLQPRGSTNMIMINSQHTVKLLEKCLSMKEDRLLRCGNTEPWGYSIMCSALGLLEAHLGTKTTEQAKASSAERFVNLHYKLLANQEPPVSSQQSELSRIPGLEVPERAKVSIIPGFVPATATAAVAALSSSSPSLSLSSSSIEQLLTHLSKSITPFSFQGYPASSASQNTVDSLLPQPLPWMPTSIDPQVSLHGDFSPPLVADSVLAKAAQSFNPDFSLEALGLNLNELWGESWDFS